The following proteins come from a genomic window of Geothrix edaphica:
- a CDS encoding quinone-dependent dihydroorotate dehydrogenase has product MDLYAALRPLIFRLDPETAHNLAFWLGERVCSWPRLPKPKHRASLRRGAFGLDFPTPLGLAAGLDKGATLLPLWKSLGFGHVEIGTVTPRPQPGNPKPRLFRFPEAGLILNRMGFNSEGAEVVAGRLKHRPTGLVVGGNLGKNKETPEAQALDDYRAAYRLIAPVVDYTALNVSSPNTPGLRNLQAPEALKPLLAGMLDLRKELGLERQPLLLKLAPDLAPEDLDAIVEVAVTSGISGLIATNTTLDRGVVAEPLRARVEARGAGGLSGVPLKAKAREVRRRILAALRGRLPLVACGGLGSAEDVQGALDDGAALTQVYSALIFEGPRLVSRIHQGLRPQDL; this is encoded by the coding sequence ATGGATCTGTACGCCGCACTGCGGCCCCTGATCTTCCGCCTCGACCCCGAAACCGCCCACAACCTGGCCTTCTGGCTGGGGGAGCGCGTGTGCTCCTGGCCCCGGCTGCCAAAGCCGAAGCACCGCGCCAGCCTGCGCCGTGGCGCGTTCGGACTCGATTTTCCCACCCCCCTGGGTCTGGCCGCGGGCCTGGACAAGGGGGCCACCCTGCTGCCCCTGTGGAAGAGCCTCGGTTTCGGCCATGTGGAGATCGGCACGGTCACACCGCGCCCGCAGCCCGGGAATCCCAAGCCACGCCTGTTCCGGTTCCCCGAAGCGGGCCTGATCCTCAACCGCATGGGCTTCAACAGCGAAGGCGCAGAAGTTGTGGCTGGGCGGCTGAAGCACCGCCCGACGGGCCTGGTCGTCGGCGGCAACTTGGGCAAGAACAAGGAGACGCCCGAGGCCCAGGCCCTGGACGACTACCGCGCCGCCTACCGCCTCATCGCGCCTGTGGTGGATTACACCGCCCTGAATGTCAGCAGTCCCAACACACCCGGCCTGCGCAACCTCCAGGCCCCCGAGGCCCTGAAGCCCCTGCTGGCCGGCATGCTGGACCTGCGGAAGGAACTGGGACTGGAGCGGCAGCCCCTGCTGCTCAAGCTCGCGCCGGACCTCGCCCCGGAGGACCTGGACGCCATCGTGGAAGTGGCCGTGACCTCGGGCATCTCCGGCCTCATCGCCACCAACACCACCCTGGACCGCGGCGTCGTGGCGGAACCCCTGCGGGCGCGGGTGGAAGCCAGGGGCGCTGGGGGCCTCAGTGGCGTGCCACTCAAGGCCAAGGCCCGCGAAGTCCGGCGTCGTATCCTCGCCGCCCTGCGGGGCCGCCTGCCCCTGGTGGCCTGCGGCGGCCTCGGCTCGGCGGAGGATGTCCAGGGCGCCCTCGACGACGGCGCGGCCCTGACCCAGGTCTACAGCGCCCTCATCTTCGAAGGGCCGAGGCTGGTCTCGCGGATCCACCAGGGATTGAGACCGCAGGACCTCTGA
- the mqnE gene encoding aminofutalosine synthase MqnE — MLSLHSKIRDARLLPLVDKVLRGERLTFDDGLLLYESPDLTGIGAMAHHVRLQKNGRAAYYVMSRRLSYTNVCFTHCQFCAFQAKPGDPRAYALSAEQIIAELEKPENAGVRELHMTSGHNPKLKIDYFEDLFTKIKARFPSIHLKVFTMIEMDYYARISGLSTDAFLDRCMAAGLESCPGGGAEIFDEELREKICIGKKDAQVWLDTAELCHRKGLPTNCTMLYGHIEEAKHRVDHLLRLRDLQDRSQAAGYPGFLAFIPLAYQNEDNELSATHVIHETTGTQDLREIAVARLLLDNIPHIKAYWVMISPGLAQAGLSYGADDVDGTVIAEEIAHDAGAKTPQGLRRDELVRLIEEAGFEALERDNLYNVYQTV; from the coding sequence ATGTTGTCACTCCATTCGAAGATCCGTGATGCGCGCCTGCTGCCCCTGGTGGACAAGGTACTCCGCGGGGAACGCCTGACCTTCGACGACGGCCTGCTGCTCTACGAAAGCCCTGACCTCACGGGCATCGGGGCCATGGCCCACCATGTGCGCCTCCAGAAGAACGGCCGGGCCGCCTACTACGTGATGAGCCGCCGGCTGTCGTACACCAACGTCTGCTTCACCCACTGCCAGTTCTGCGCCTTCCAGGCCAAGCCTGGCGATCCCCGGGCCTACGCCCTCTCGGCCGAGCAGATCATCGCGGAGCTGGAGAAGCCCGAAAACGCGGGCGTCCGTGAGCTGCACATGACCTCGGGCCACAACCCGAAGCTGAAGATCGACTACTTCGAGGACCTGTTCACCAAGATCAAGGCCCGCTTCCCGTCCATCCACCTCAAGGTCTTCACCATGATCGAGATGGACTACTACGCCCGCATCTCGGGCCTGTCCACCGATGCCTTCCTGGACCGCTGCATGGCCGCGGGCCTGGAGAGCTGCCCCGGCGGCGGCGCGGAGATCTTCGACGAGGAACTCCGCGAGAAGATCTGCATCGGCAAGAAGGACGCCCAGGTGTGGCTCGACACGGCCGAGCTCTGCCACCGCAAGGGCCTGCCGACGAATTGCACCATGCTCTACGGCCACATCGAAGAAGCGAAGCACCGGGTGGACCACCTGCTGCGCCTGCGCGATCTCCAGGACCGCTCCCAGGCCGCGGGCTACCCGGGCTTCCTGGCCTTCATCCCCCTGGCCTACCAGAACGAAGACAACGAGCTGAGCGCCACCCACGTCATCCACGAGACCACGGGCACCCAGGACCTGCGCGAGATCGCCGTGGCCCGCCTGCTGCTCGACAACATCCCGCACATCAAGGCCTACTGGGTGATGATCTCCCCGGGCCTGGCCCAGGCGGGCCTGAGCTACGGGGCGGACGACGTGGACGGTACCGTCATCGCCGAGGAGATCGCCCACGACGCCGGCGCCAAGACCCCCCAGGGCCTTCGCCGGGACGAGCTGGTGCGCCTCATCGAGGAGGCCGGCTTCGAGGCCCTGGAGCGGGACAATCTGTACAACGTGTACCAGACGGTCTAG